From the Deltaproteobacteria bacterium genome, one window contains:
- a CDS encoding periplasmic heavy metal sensor, producing the protein MEPLPVTMARTPATAARAMTAGMVTTAAKAEATTRRRTMTKPLTKSIFMAGLLAPAIASGALAFGHGMRGHGACGHGALLGGARMLHALDLSADQKQKVQDILTAHQTSLAPLAAKERAAKQALADKLLGTGTVTPQDVDALVQQESQARTALMRERLAAALEVRTILTSEQIQKAATIRAGMKDLHAQMRQLLGKQGAD; encoded by the coding sequence TTGGAGCCGCTCCCCGTGACGATGGCTCGGACTCCGGCGACGGCGGCGAGGGCGATGACGGCGGGGATGGTGACGACGGCAGCGAAGGCTGAGGCAACGACAAGGAGACGAACCATGACGAAGCCACTGACGAAGAGCATTTTCATGGCGGGCTTGCTCGCGCCAGCGATAGCCAGCGGCGCGCTCGCGTTCGGGCACGGCATGCGCGGACACGGCGCCTGCGGCCACGGCGCGTTGCTGGGCGGGGCCCGCATGCTGCACGCACTCGACTTGAGCGCCGACCAGAAGCAGAAGGTGCAGGACATCCTGACGGCGCACCAGACGAGCCTCGCCCCGCTTGCCGCGAAGGAGAGGGCGGCCAAGCAGGCGCTCGCCGACAAGCTGCTCGGCACGGGCACCGTCACGCCGCAGGATGTCGATGCGCTGGTGCAGCAGGAATCGCAGGCTCGTACCGCCCTGATGCGCGAGCGGCTCGCCGCCGCTCTCGAGGTCCGCACCATTCTGACCTCCGAGCAGATACAGAAGGCGGCGACCATCCGCGCCGGCATGAAAGACCTCCATGCGCAGATGCGCCAGCTGCTCGGCAAGCAAGGCGCCGACTGA